In the Pedobacter cryoconitis genome, CCAACTAAAGAACTATATGATTCTTATCAGCCAGGTGATATCCGCCGGGAGGCAACGATCTTAAAACCGGGAGATCATTTTATGTTCTTTGGGGCAGACAATGTTTATGCGTCGGTGAATAGTTTATCTGGTTTCCAGTTCAGAAAATATATGGATCCGTTCAGTTTTGCAGATCCGGTAGGGAAACACATCAGTCCAAACGGTGATCACCCGACAACAGATTTAAATCTTCCATTATTGCGTTTTGCAGAAGTATTATTGATTAAAGCAGAAGCGGCAATTATGCAGCGTGGTGCGGGCGCGGGTGACACGGAGCTAAACAGAATCCGGGTAAGGGCAAAACTAGCAGCTGCAAGCGGAATGACACTGGCAGACCTGAAAAGAGAACGTCGTAGTGAACTGGCTGGTGAATGGGCAGACAGGCACCGCGATATGGTCCGCTGGGGTGATGCAGCAGCTGCTTATGCACAACCGGCTCACGGATTCAGCGGAGCAACAGTATGGCCTGCCAGAAAATTTAATCCTCAGGTACATGATGTATGGGCAGTTCCACAAAAAGAAATTGACAATAGTGGCGGCGTAATTAAACAAAACGCTGGCTGGTAAATAAATTTAAACTTATGAAGAAACTATTTTGCGCTACTGCATTTACCTTGTTTGCATTGGCGGCTCTTGCACAGTCACCGCAACCACTGTCATTTAATTCAGGACATAGCCACAATGATTACAAACAAAACATCCCTTTACTGCGTGCTTATTACGCAGGAATGGGTTCTATTGAAGCTGACGTTTTCCTGAAGGATGGCCAGCTATTTGTGGCTCATGAATTAAAGGAGATTAAGCCTGGAGCGACACTTTTGAAACAATACCTGGAGCCTTTGTATCAATTGTATAAAGAAAACGGAAATCATCCTTACGCTAATCATCAGTTAAGGTTGCAATTGGTGATTGATATTAAAGAAGATTACCAGCATGTTTTACCGCAGTTGCTGAAAGAGCTGAAACCTTTCCAGGACATGGTGAACAAGCCGGTTAATCCGGATGCGGTAAGTATTGTAATTAGCGGAGATGTACCAGCACCTGAAAATTTTAAAAACTATCCAGCGCTAATTTCTTTTGATGGCCGCCCGGCTAAGGTTTATACCGAAGAGCAATTAAAGCGTGTCGCGATGATCAGTGATGATATCAAAAATTACACGGTTTGGAATGGTAAAGGAACGCCAACAAAAATTGATGAGGATAAACTTCTAAAGGTGATTCATGCGGCACATCAGCAAAATAAACCTTTCCGTTTCTGGGCCACGCAAGACAGTCCGAATACCTGGCTGGAGCTGGAGAAATTCGGGGTAGACTGGATCAATACGGATGCTCCTGAGAAGTTGCGTGATTTTTATTTACGGAAAGATAAACTGACTTATACCAATCCTGTCCCTTATCCTGTTTATCAGCCAACTTATCAAGCTGATGGTGCAGTTAAAAAAGTGAAAAATGTGATTCTGCTGATTGGTGATGGAATGGGTTTAGCTCAGATTCATGCAGGATGGATTGCGAATCATGGAAACCTGAATATCACGATGATCCGCAACAGTGGTTTTTCTCAGACTGCTGCCTCTAATTCCGGGAATACGGATTCTGCAGCTGGCGGATCTGCAATTGCCATGGGCGAAAAAACAAATAACCGCTATATCGGTATGGGAACTGATGACAAGAAACGCACAAACCTGGCAGATACTTTAGCTGGTTATGGTTTAAAAAGCGGGATTATCAGTGTTGGCGATATCACGGACGCTACTCCTGCTGTATTTTAT is a window encoding:
- a CDS encoding alkaline phosphatase — protein: MKKLFCATAFTLFALAALAQSPQPLSFNSGHSHNDYKQNIPLLRAYYAGMGSIEADVFLKDGQLFVAHELKEIKPGATLLKQYLEPLYQLYKENGNHPYANHQLRLQLVIDIKEDYQHVLPQLLKELKPFQDMVNKPVNPDAVSIVISGDVPAPENFKNYPALISFDGRPAKVYTEEQLKRVAMISDDIKNYTVWNGKGTPTKIDEDKLLKVIHAAHQQNKPFRFWATQDSPNTWLELEKFGVDWINTDAPEKLRDFYLRKDKLTYTNPVPYPVYQPTYQADGAVKKVKNVILLIGDGMGLAQIHAGWIANHGNLNITMIRNSGFSQTAASNSGNTDSAAGGSAIAMGEKTNNRYIGMGTDDKKRTNLADTLAGYGLKSGIISVGDITDATPAVFYAHQLDRSYNEAIAKDFLDSHVDILVGSNQKSFLQNPDADLIKKLEAKGYTLNKSIADFKQKSSGKQLVLLPDSATRPVKDGRGDMLAQSLKQTIKLLSANKKGFFIMTEGAQIDYGGHVNDLKYVVTELHDFDKTVAEALRFADQDGETLVLVTADHETGGLTLLDASAADGRVQGEFSTNDHTNIMVPIYAYGPHSGDFTGTYPNNEIFKKIMKLFTGK